In one Alnus glutinosa chromosome 12, dhAlnGlut1.1, whole genome shotgun sequence genomic region, the following are encoded:
- the LOC133852131 gene encoding uncharacterized protein LOC133852131, whose product MAVASPCLTGSEKKHWWLTNRKMVDKYIKDARNLMATQEQSEVASALSLVDAALALSPRLEQALELRARALLHLRRFKDVADMLQDYIPSLKMANDDSGSLSSESLSQPLSRERVKLLGSGNSSTDSPSRDPSFKCFSVSDLKKKVMAGLCKNCEKEGQWRYMILGQACCHLGLMEDAMALLQTGKRIATAAFRRQSVCLSDDSFSISTTASTTTTPTTPPRNDPTDSETVNQLLSHIKLLLRRKTAALAALDAGLNSEAIRHFTKIVDGRRGAPQGFLAECYMHRASAYRSAGRIAEAIADCNRTLALDPTCIQALDTRASLLETIRCLPDCLHDLEHLKLLYNSILRDRKLPGPAWKRHNVRYREIPGKLCALTTKTQQLKQRVASGETGNVDYYALIGLRRGCSRSELERAHLLLCLKHKPDKANNFIDRCELADDRDLDSVKERAKMSALLLYRLLQKGYSSVMSTIMDEEAAEKQRKKTTAALQAAQAKPVQQTKESKPESEMNSSSSNTSVFQGVFCRDLAVVGNLLSQAAFNRQIPLKYEALSC is encoded by the exons ATGGCTGTCGCTTCTCCATGCCTGACTGGTAGTGAGAAGAAGCACTGGTGGCTTACCAACAGGAAG atgGTGGATAAATACATTAAAGATGCTCGCAATCTGATGGCGACCCAAGAACAAAGCGAGGTTGCTTCGGCACTCAGCCTTGTCGACGCGGCTCTAGCCCTCTCGCCGCGGCTGGAGCAAGCCCTGGAGCTCAGAGCCAGGGCTTTGCTACATCTGAGGCGGTTCAAGGACGTGGCCGATATGCTTCAGGACTACATTCCAAGCCTGAAAATGGCAAACGACGACTCTGGGTCTCTGTCGTCTGAGAGCTTGTCTCAGCCGCTCTCCAGGGAGCGAGTGAAGCTTCTCGGCTCCGGCAACTCGTCCACTGACTCGCCAAGTCGGGATCCTAGTTTCAAGTGCTTCTCTGTCTCGGACTTGAAGAAGAAAGTCATGGCAGGGCTCTGTAAAAACTGCGAGAAGGAAGGGCAGTGGAG GTACATGATTCTTGGACAAGCTTGTTGCCATCTGGGGCTAATGGAGGACGCCATGGCTCTACTCCAGACCGGCAAGCGAATCGCAACAGCCGCATTCCGCCGCCAGAGCGTTTGCTTGTCCGACGACAGCTTCTCCATCTCCACCACCGCCAGCACCACCACCACACCCACCACTCCACCACGCAATGACCCAACAGACTCAGAGACCGTAAACCAGCTTCTCAGCCACATCAAGCTTCTTCTACGTCGCAAGACCGCCGCGCTCGCAGCCCTCGATGCCGGACTAAACTCGGAGGCCATCCGCCACTTCACCAAGATCGTCGACGGTCGCCGTGGGGCCCCACAAGGGTTCCTCGCCGAGTGCTACATGCACAGAGCCTCTGCGTACCGCTCGGCTGGTCGAATAGCGGAGGCTATAGCTGATTGCAATAGGACTCTGGCTTTGGACCCAACTTGCATTCAAGCTCTTGACACGAGAGCGTCTCTTCTTGAGACAATCCGGTGCTTGCCGGACTGTTTGCATGATTTAGAGCATTTGAAGCTTTTGTACAACTCGATTCTGCGGGATCGGAAGCTTCCCGGGCCGGCATGGAAGCGACACAATGTTCGTTACAGGGAGATTCCAGGGAAGCTCTGTGCGCTCACGACCAAAACTCAACAACTGAAGCAGAGGGTCGCTTCTGGGGAGACTGGGAACGTGGATTACTACGCTTTGATTGGGTTAAGACGTGGGTGTTCGAGGTCTGAGCTCGAGAGAGCGCATTTGTTGCTGTGCTTGAAGCACAAGCCTGATAAAGCTAATAACTTTATCGATAGGTGTGAGCTTGCTGATGATCGTGATCTTGATTCGGTGAAAGAACGGGCAAAGATGTCAGCTTTGTTGCTCTACAGATTGCTCCAAAAGGGTTACTCGAGCGTCATGTCTACGATCATGGATGAGGAAGCGGCTGAGAAGCAGAGGAAGAAGACTACAGCTGCATTACAAGCAGCACAAGCAAAGCCAGTCCAGCAAACCAAAGAATCCAAACCGGAATCGGAAATGAATTCCTCTTCTTCTAACACGTCGGTATTCCAAGGGGTGTTTTGCCGGGACCTTGCTGTGGTTGGGAATTTGCTTTCACAAGCTGCGTTTAACCGTCAAATTCCATTGAAGTATGAGGCGTTGAGCTGCTGA